The following are encoded together in the Narcine bancroftii isolate sNarBan1 chromosome 10, sNarBan1.hap1, whole genome shotgun sequence genome:
- the LOC138744356 gene encoding fibroblast growth factor 8-like isoform X2: MRLPSTRLSYLCLQLLALCFQAQHVREQTRQTDRLSRKLIRIYQLYSRTSGKHVQVLGKKINAKAEDGDKYAKLIVETDTFGSRVRIKGAESGFYICMNKRGKLIGKRSGKSKDCVFTEIVLENNYTALQNAKYEGWFMGFTRKGRPRKGSKTRQHQREVHFMKRLPKGHLSTLDHHRHFEFINYPFSTRTKRTRHSRPR, encoded by the exons ATGCGTCTCCCGTCCACGCGACTGAGCTACCT GTGTCTGCAGTTGTTGGCCCTCTGCTTTCAAGCGCAG CACGTCAGGGAACAAACCAGGCAAACGGACCGACTCAGCAGGAAGCTAATCCGGATTTACCAACTCTACAGCCGGACCAGTGGGAAACATGTGCAGGTTCTGGGCAAGAAGATCAACGCCAAGGCAGAGGACGGGGACAAGTACG CTAAACTGATTGTAGAGACGGACACTTTCGGAAGCAGAGTCCGCATCAAGGGAGCCGAGTCTGGATTTTACATCTGCATGAACAAGCGAGGGAAGCTGATCGGAAAG CGAAGTGGGAAGAGCAAGGACTGTGTCTTCACAGAGATTGTCCTGGAGAATAACTACACTGCACTGCAGAATGCCAAGTATGAAGGGTGGTTCATGGGCTTCACCCGCAAAGGAAGACCCAGGAAAGGATCAAAGACCAGGCAGCACCAGAGGGAGGTGCATTTTATGAAGAGGTTACCCAAGGGTCACCTTTCCACGCTGGATCATCACAGACACTTTGAGTTTATCAACTATCCTTTCTCTACCAGGACTAAACGCACCAGGCACTCCAGGCCTCGATAG
- the LOC138744356 gene encoding fibroblast growth factor 8-like isoform X1: protein MRLPSTRLSYLCLQLLALCFQAQVTYQSPPNFTQHVREQTRQTDRLSRKLIRIYQLYSRTSGKHVQVLGKKINAKAEDGDKYAKLIVETDTFGSRVRIKGAESGFYICMNKRGKLIGKRSGKSKDCVFTEIVLENNYTALQNAKYEGWFMGFTRKGRPRKGSKTRQHQREVHFMKRLPKGHLSTLDHHRHFEFINYPFSTRTKRTRHSRPR from the exons ATGCGTCTCCCGTCCACGCGACTGAGCTACCT GTGTCTGCAGTTGTTGGCCCTCTGCTTTCAAGCGCAG GTAACCTATCAGTCACCGCCTAATTTTACACAGCACGTCAGGGAACAAACCAGGCAAACGGACCGACTCAGCAGGAAGCTAATCCGGATTTACCAACTCTACAGCCGGACCAGTGGGAAACATGTGCAGGTTCTGGGCAAGAAGATCAACGCCAAGGCAGAGGACGGGGACAAGTACG CTAAACTGATTGTAGAGACGGACACTTTCGGAAGCAGAGTCCGCATCAAGGGAGCCGAGTCTGGATTTTACATCTGCATGAACAAGCGAGGGAAGCTGATCGGAAAG CGAAGTGGGAAGAGCAAGGACTGTGTCTTCACAGAGATTGTCCTGGAGAATAACTACACTGCACTGCAGAATGCCAAGTATGAAGGGTGGTTCATGGGCTTCACCCGCAAAGGAAGACCCAGGAAAGGATCAAAGACCAGGCAGCACCAGAGGGAGGTGCATTTTATGAAGAGGTTACCCAAGGGTCACCTTTCCACGCTGGATCATCACAGACACTTTGAGTTTATCAACTATCCTTTCTCTACCAGGACTAAACGCACCAGGCACTCCAGGCCTCGATAG